The nucleotide sequence GCGTTCTCTGCTGTTGTACTTCCTCGTCCTGAATGGCATCATAAATATGAGTCTGGGGAGAAAAACACTGTCAGCACATCTCGATATATGCCAGTTTGgcgaaaataaaatgcaaaaggatttatttatttatttttttaccattgaTGGTGCATCTGctgcacagagagagaaaacaaaacttatgacaTTTAGTTCATCACCCAAAAGTGAAAGTTTAGAATGGAGTTTCCTGTACCTAATTCAGTACCAGGATCCTTGTTGCGCTTCCTCTTCCAGTAAATGAAAACTCCCAGTGTTGCTGCACATATTAAAAGGCCCAGAAGGAGATATAACCATGTGATGGTCCGCAGAGCTGAGGAGAGGATCAAAGTCTTATTTCCTTTAGGTCGAGCTGAAACAGGATGTATCATATTTAACAGGAACAGGAACATGACCATGCGTACATACATTTAACAGAGTAACAACTTTTTGAAGTCATCAGTGAACCTTCTCTGTACACAGAGCAGATTAATTCATCAGGGCTGACGGGCCAAGCTGGGAGAAAAAGCTGATTGATCAAGGTGTTATTAACATTCGATAAGCTGCCCTTCCAGCCTTCTTGGTTACTTCCAGACCAAGTTAAGTTGAAGGTTTCGTCACATTCCTGAGCACAAGTAAGCACACAGGTCAGAGTGAGATTTCCTCCTGCTGGGTCAGTCTTGGCTGTAACTGTTAGACAAAAAGAAGTGTCAAAAGAAACTTTTTATAACTTCAGCAGTCTCTTAATTTCCTTGTCTTTCCGTGTCTTCCTCACTTACCATCGAGGGTGTGCAGCCTAAATTTGTCAAACACTCTTTGCTCATCCGAGGAGCCCATACACTGGTAGTCTCCAGCATGCACAGGACTCAGTTTGCTGATTACTAAGGATGAGTCTTTGCTCGcactaaatatgtttatttggcCATTTTCAGGTAACATATCAGTCAGTGGTTCTTTATTTAAAGCCCACTCTATGCCTTCTCCAAGTCCAAGAGAGGAAGTGTTTCTGCAAAGAAGTGACACTGACTCACCAACAGCAGCAAACACTTCCTCCACCCCATCTACAGGAAGAAAACAGAGTTCACTCTTTGTACAcattaaagcacagttttaatCTCTTACTGCAGTTTAGTACCTCTTACTGTTGTCCTATAACTGGCAGTGGCTTTAACCACATCATTCTGGGTTACTTGGCATTTCCACGTTCTGTGATGGTCCGTCGGTTTCTTGGTGATAATTAGTTTTGAGAAACAAATATCTGAGTTCTTCAATTTAAATCTTTTACCAGTTATTGGGACATCATCCTCGGTTGTCCATTTGATATGTATGCCTGTGTCGTTTTTACAGGTGACAAATCCTACATATGTACTGAGAGAGCAGTGAAGTTCTATAGTTTCCTCTGCTGGAGTTTGGGATTGATTAACTgttgaatgaaaaacaaaattgctctttaaaccatttttcactttaagacttttataAACTAAAATCGTACTTACCTTCAACAAACCGAAGGGAAACACTCGAATTTAGAGCTCCGCTTTTACAAGTGTACAACCTGGCATCATCACGCTCCATTTGGAGGATGTCCAGAGAGCAATCCTCTAGCAGATGAAACTTGTTTTCTTCTGAAGGCGTCACTTTTCCAGCTGTCACCACGTCAGTGTGCCATACGATAAACGTCTGTGTCCAGTTTATAGAAGAGCAGGATCCACCAGAAGGTAAACCACATGGCAAAGTAACTCTGTCCCCTGGTTTAGCAAACACCATCACAggatctgtttttattttaaaaaaattattcaggTTTTTAGCTGGATAAAATAGATACAGCCTGAGCCCAGGTTTTTGGAGCACACATTTAGCTATTGGTGGTCTTCCAACTTAGATTCTCCTGCAGAACAATTCCCTGCCATTCCCTGTCTCTGTGATAAACAATTAGGACGCAGATGAGGATTAGAATAataaatgaaactaaaactTCACTGAGTAACttttaacagattttcatggtcagggatttaaaaaaatcctagaTCCAAAGCTGTATTCATTCTGAAACATGGCCCACCATGAGAAAAGGCCAGTTCTTATATCAATTTCTCATGATAGGAATAACAGCAAAGTAACATCATTATAAAAGTATGATTAAGTAAGACATGTTAGCAGAATACACGTTCAGCTTTAGTTCAATAGAGTAGTGTGCATTCTCAAGTTTATAGGATCAAGCAAATCATCATATTAAACAAATACTTAACACAGCATCAGGAAGCTGATTAGATCACATAAAAGTGTTGTTACCTGATGAATAAAGTGCCTCTGATGTCCATGGAACAGATAAAATGAGATACAATCCAAACAACGGCTGCGCATCCATCCTTCTTTCAGAAGACGTATGGTTGCTTCACATATATGACTCAGTTCTCTAAGTGCAACAGTCTCTTAAAATTTCTTTTCAGGAAATTACAATATGACACCCCATGACAGGATGTTCTTTCAATGCAAATCTGAGGCTGTCTCACTACTGAATCCTTCATCTGAGCCGGGGGGTTTTCTTCACTCTGTAGAAGCATGTAATATTTCCCTGTGTTAAGGACGTTTGAGTAAACCTAACTTTTACTTTGAACATTATCTCTTTGTTTCTTAGAATTCTGTGGCTAAAGGATAACTTCAGATAGAGCCCAAAACTTAACAGGTATATGTATTTTCATTAAAGACTTTCCAgagcaaccccatgagggactaagcggattagaaaatggatggatggatggatggatggactttcCTGAGCAGtctgagaaagtaaaaaaatcaaCTACTTCCAGAAATGAAGGCTGCTTGTCAGAGATGGGACACTGCGGACTTGAGATATGACAAATTGAACACCCACCCAGTCAGTCCCCACTTAAACAGAAGAACTCATTGAAATAATATGAACGTCCTGTAATCTCATCACCAGTAGATGTGATGGGTTTAAGCTCATATCTTGGGAGAACTATTACATATACTGTAGAAGCTATTATATGTAAAGTCTATATAAGATGGGAAATGATGTGTGTATGGGTGTGTGTTTCACCAGAAAAGGCAAATCGGTTTTGACCGCTTGGCCGGGATACTCTGTCACCATACAGCTAGCTGTTTTGTAATATCTTTTGTTTTGTAAGAAAGCTAAAGTGAGAAATAAAATTGGCTTTTAACTGCAAGAACAGCGTCTGGACATTTTATATTTACCATCTCACCCCAGCTAATGCGTGTCAACCATAAGATTCCGGTTTAAAAACACTCCAGTGGCTTTAAGCATCGGCTTAGCCCCTACATATACAACAGTTACAAAAAAGTCATGAAGAATATGTTTTTTAtcctttagattttttttattttgtaaatacaatTCTTATTTTGATACTGACAGattttttcatcttcttttaGGGTTTTAAAGTTTTGTAAATGTAACGGTGATCCCaatttaaagggaacatatcatgCTGTTAAAgcctttctttttacatttaaacctTTCGGTTCTGGTCAATATAAAGTTGAACCGCAATGCTTTGACCTGAATTTCTTGTTATTGTTGCTCTTCTTTCCCCTTATCCCAGGTGCGGCTAAGAGCAACTCGTTTTAGTGTGCtctctttaaatgtaaaggaggcacttatttcatatttaaatataaaacgtCTCCCTGGTTCTTATGACAAAGGTATTAATTTCTTTACCTGAACATCAATTTTCTACAattgttttatctgaaaaatTACTCACTGAGATTTCCAGAAAGATTTGTAAGGAACCTAGGTATCAGTTCATTATGTGAGATAATGTAGACGGCTTCAGAAAGCTGTCTACAGAATGATGACAACGTGTGTATCAGTTTTTATCTGTGATAATTatgaatttaaatcaatacatgaccttattttttattctatggTTGAATCAAGTGGaacttgtttgtatttttgatcATAGAAATGTTATTGTTGGGATCATAAAAATATTATACATCTATAGATTTGAATATACTTTCCAACAAATCCtgggattcaattcaattttatttatataatgccaatttacaacacatcatctcaaggcactttacaaagtcaaattcaatcaaatcacacagattggtcaaaaagtttcctatccaaggaaacccagcagattgcattgagtcttgacaaacagcattcactcctcctgaaagagcgtagagccacagggacagtcgtctgcattgttgatggctttgcagcaatgcctcatactgagcatgcatgaagtgacagtggagaggaaacctcccctttaacaggaagataaacctccagcagaaccagaaccaggctcagtgtgaacggccatctgcttcgaccgatagacgtgtggtgcaatagcaaaaaaaaaaaaaaaaaaggtcagagaAAGTTCTATAGAATAATACTTTTCCTCCCTTTTGGGTTTTAACCAATCCCGTAATATAATACAAGAGTCATTACGTcgtcccaaccaatcacaaatgcagacccaggtTCTGCTCTATCACCAAGCTTTGCACTATACAAAGAGTTCACAGAGcacgtttttatttaatttattctaaaatatgcagtttggtaaaaacttgaataaaggctttagcttgtgtttgcatgttctttatTATAAAATGGCCAGGGATGCACTTAAATAGAAATGTTTAGaatcttttttaataattatcaatgTTGAATAATGTGATTTccattttatcgatatgctctTTTCCTATAACATCAAGCACTCTCTTTCATTAGTTCTGAAAAAAACGAAAGTCAATTTTTGTGAAATATTCTTGAGATGCGAGATGCTCTAAAAATACCAATAGCACCTGGAAAGGGATTAATCAGATACTGCAAAGAGgtagaacaaaaacacaaatatgatTTGTGAGTGAACCCGAAGACAACCACAGACAGAGACACgttttaaagaattttattGAATAATGATGAGTTGTGGAAGAAGGAGACCAGAGAGGCTGCACCGGACTGGAGCAGGATGAAGGAGATGGCAGGAGCAGGGATGTGCAGAGGACAGGAGGACGGGCGCTGCACTGTGGAGCCAGGAAGCCTTCAGAGCAGGTAGGTAGCGatggggtagcaggagaaccagcagcacaacaGAAAGAGTTCTTGGAGTGCAGGGGCTGCAGCAGaggcagcagcacagcagagagagagttACCGGCAGACGAGGGAAACACAGGCAGGAAGAAGTCTCAGTAACGAGAGCAGAGGTGAGCAATAATGAGCAGACGATCTGACAGGGAAGAGCTGACTGGGGGAAGTTTAAGTAGGAGTGctgacaggtggaatgagtccggGGCTTGATtaaggctgacaggtgtaggtgattacTGAGGTGTGGAACCAGAGCTGTATGGGAGACGCAGAGACTGCCAtgaatgtccatggtgcagcaggcaatgCTGCACCATGACATACCCACAGTCTTTTGTGATAAAAATATACTACTAATAAGTCATTTGAtattgcaaaaaatatatatacaatgacttttttatatatactggCCAAAATCTAGCTGATAATATTCCCATCCGTTTGAGCCATTCATTAAAACATAGATCAGGAACTTTTCCTATCATGTCtgcttttaaaggtatactatgcaaccggggttgattttccagcgaggctccccccagagggcgaaagtaaaagtgcactgtcgtaaagatgctcagctgttctggtttctccgtcaagccaggcgcggttgttttaagcttagcagacaggcgaacgcaacgcaAAGtcgaaaaaaacggcagtacaaacaatgactaacatagtgaaagtatgaacatgcacacagagagagagaaaccattccaatgttacttacaatctcatcagcagaaacgcgaggtccgcgtcagccttgcagccttctttttcttttagctctcgccattcagaaaaagcttgcccgatgttcacccgtgtacgactcctctctctgtccagagcccttttcctctttcttgcctgctccgacatgggctttcgctgttttctcgctggttctgCCAtcataactgcacaaatatcgccactgcgcgagcaacgagcatgcctttcactgggggtgtgtagcagttctcgcaataaagaaagacagactctcgcgatgcaccagacttctgagcctgtgagtgcgggccgagggctcctgcaatggcgtaccgcgcacgtgacgtcaccatctcatgagcaacgccccttgccgctaaggtagggcaaacagtgtgagagcgcacgtagcaaccagccattacacatgcaacaaatacaacgatatgaccgacttttcagctgttaaactatcgTAAGAGGATGTCCCAGGCGCCcggtttactggtagaactgtgtaacaacataccaacgttcagctcaaacgatggcttgagtgtcgaggtctTAGAAAgcctggaaaacgggccgagttgatagaaaggtaagtcgatgtttttctcctgctcggcgttcatggcgtcatctgccttttttttctgtttgtagtcaccgtccaggaatcggtataaattgtccggTCCGCCGAACAATTTTGTTCGGTCCGGTGgtcaaatgcattatcattatccaacggctgtatctcctcgctgcatcgaccggtctgcaccagatttgttttgagtcatgggggagcgctgccgaacgcgttcgtgtgaatcgcccggtggacgggccaGGATAATGCGTGACAGCAACTGCGGTGGGGGGCGGCGGGCGGTGCACAAACCCCGCCGGCCAGCTGGCCGGCCGACACCGCGGCGTTGCGCAAACCCCGCCAGCCAGCCGGCAccgcagcggtggccaataggccggagcaacgcttggctgcgagggccgatcaacgctgcttgcggctttaacatccttcatatgcggcctatcagcgtacctcgagtcgctgttgcacgttccataacaacaatgtttaaaaaccatggttaggagacgtcttcgACTTAGAAAAAGCGGCagttttactgagtaaaaccaagggtaacgtacagcgaaagagtggaggaaaacgcatatttgccctacctagtaccacgtgatatgacgtcacgttctaaaaatagctcgcttgcggtacgccattgcaagtacggtatttcccctacagaccaccagggcggccgagaaaacctttatgcgacctgaaatgactcatttaatcacccaaaacggtatggaacacattaattaactgaaaaatgttgcatagtatgcctttaaggcaCCTTCACCACCTGCACATACTAATGTCTCAGTTTCTATTAACCAACAGTTTAAACAGACTGTATTGAAACCCTTTAAATTTTTACTCTGTGCCTGTCTTCAGGAGTTGTCCCAGAGGACTTAAAATTGCAAAGATTATACCTGTATTTAAATCAGATGACTAGGACCACTTAATAACTATAGGCCCATCTTCATCTTGCCTTGTTTACCCAGGACTCTGAGTCTATCTTCCTGAAGGACACAATAAAGACAATGGccgaaaaagaaagaaaaccaaaaaccaaaaaagtttatttataattgcCAAAATTAGGGCATACAACAAAGAAGTAATAAAGGGTGTATTTTAGACAAACAGCTTGACTACtgttaagaattaaaaatatatcttagttggggttattGAGGAAAGCAGAATGGTGTCTGTCTCCCCCTGCT is from Fundulus heteroclitus isolate FHET01 chromosome 3, MU-UCD_Fhet_4.1, whole genome shotgun sequence and encodes:
- the LOC110368551 gene encoding uncharacterized protein LOC110368551, coding for MDAQPLFGLYLILSVPWTSEALYSSDPVMVFAKPGDRVTLPCGLPSGGSCSSINWTQTFIVWHTDVVTAGKVTPSEENKFHLLEDCSLDILQMERDDARLYTCKSGALNSSVSLRFVEVNQSQTPAEETIELHCSLSTYVGFVTCKNDTGIHIKWTTEDDVPITGKRFKLKNSDICFSKLIITKKPTDHHRTWKCQVTQNDVVKATASYRTTVRDGVEEVFAAVGESVSLLCRNTSSLGLGEGIEWALNKEPLTDMLPENGQINIFSASKDSSLVISKLSPVHAGDYQCMGSSDEQRVFDKFRLHTLDVTAKTDPAGGNLTLTCVLTCAQECDETFNLTWSGSNQEGWKGSLSNVNNTLINQLFLPAWPVSPDELICSVYREGSLMTSKSCYSVKSLRTITWLYLLLGLLICAATLGVFIYWKRKRNKDPGTELADAPSMTHIYDAIQDEEVQQQRTLKREGATADDQLYNLLQAVN